In Stigmatella aurantiaca, one DNA window encodes the following:
- a CDS encoding sigma-54-dependent Fis family transcriptional regulator, producing the protein MTSECYGEPTAFVLPPLPTMSPPKDVTQVLLSVGGLVDREIDLDAFLQTLVDRIAVTMQADRGTLWLLDPARGELFSRAAHLPEVSQIRVKLGQGAAGHVAQEGLPVSSSDPRGERLFFSDIDRLTGYRTSSLLAVPLQDAQGSVYGVLQVLNRLGGGPFTSEDTERLVAIASQVSTALQTTSLYQELKRAKEQPQAPVGYFFNRIIGESAQLRALYRLVQKAAPTDATVLLRGESGCGKELFARAIHVNGPRRDKPLVKVDCAALPATLIENELFGHEKGAFTGADHRVQGKFEAADGGTVFIDEIGELPLSVQGKLLRVLQDREFERVGGTQTVKVDVRIVAATNRNLARMVAENQFREDLYYRIKVVELVLPPLRERGAEDIERLARHFVATAAKRHRLEPPRLSPLALERLKGYRWPGNVRELENCIESAVVLCEGEILEEHLPLPTLDRPLPAVGAEPQAVEAGPALLPLAEVERRHILRVLEAVKGNRTAAAKALEIGRNTLSRKLKEYGLSGED; encoded by the coding sequence CACCGAAGGATGTCACCCAGGTGCTGTTGTCGGTCGGCGGGCTGGTGGACCGGGAGATCGATCTCGACGCGTTCCTCCAGACGCTGGTCGACCGCATCGCCGTCACGATGCAGGCGGACCGGGGAACGCTCTGGCTGTTGGATCCGGCGCGAGGCGAGCTGTTCTCGCGCGCCGCGCACCTGCCCGAGGTGTCGCAGATCCGCGTCAAGCTCGGCCAGGGGGCCGCGGGGCACGTGGCCCAGGAGGGCCTGCCCGTCAGCAGCTCGGACCCCCGGGGCGAGCGGCTGTTCTTCTCTGACATCGACCGGCTCACGGGCTACCGCACCTCGAGCCTGCTGGCGGTGCCGCTGCAGGACGCCCAGGGCAGCGTCTACGGCGTGCTCCAGGTGCTCAACCGGCTCGGGGGCGGACCCTTCACCAGCGAGGACACCGAGCGGCTGGTGGCCATTGCCTCGCAGGTCAGCACGGCCCTGCAGACCACCAGCCTCTACCAGGAGCTCAAGCGCGCCAAGGAGCAGCCGCAGGCCCCGGTGGGCTACTTCTTCAACCGCATCATCGGCGAGTCCGCGCAGCTCCGGGCGCTCTACCGGCTGGTGCAGAAGGCCGCGCCCACAGACGCCACGGTGCTGCTGCGCGGAGAGAGCGGCTGCGGCAAGGAGCTGTTCGCACGGGCCATCCACGTCAACGGGCCGCGCCGGGACAAGCCCCTGGTGAAGGTGGACTGTGCGGCCCTGCCCGCCACGCTCATCGAGAACGAGCTGTTCGGCCACGAGAAGGGCGCCTTCACCGGCGCGGACCACCGGGTGCAGGGCAAGTTCGAGGCGGCCGACGGGGGCACGGTGTTCATCGACGAGATCGGCGAGCTGCCGCTCTCGGTGCAGGGCAAGCTCCTGCGGGTACTCCAGGACCGCGAGTTCGAGCGCGTGGGCGGCACGCAGACCGTCAAGGTGGACGTGCGCATCGTCGCGGCGACGAACCGGAACCTGGCGCGCATGGTGGCCGAGAACCAGTTCCGCGAGGACCTCTACTACCGCATCAAGGTCGTGGAGCTGGTGCTCCCGCCCCTGCGCGAGCGCGGGGCAGAGGACATCGAGCGGCTCGCGCGGCACTTCGTGGCCACTGCGGCCAAGCGCCACCGGCTGGAGCCGCCCCGGCTGAGCCCCCTGGCGCTGGAGCGCCTCAAGGGCTACCGCTGGCCCGGCAACGTGCGCGAGCTGGAGAACTGCATCGAGAGCGCGGTGGTGCTCTGCGAGGGCGAGATCCTCGAAGAGCACCTGCCCTTGCCCACCCTGGACCGGCCCTTGCCCGCAGTGGGCGCGGAGCCTCAGGCGGTGGAGGCGGGCCCCGCGCTGCTCCCCCTGGCGGAGGTGGAGCGGCGCCACATCCTCCGGGTGCTGGAGGCGGTGAAGGGCAACCGCACGGCGGCGGCCAAGGCCCTGGAGATTGGCCGCAACACCTTGTCGCGCAAGCTCAAGGAGTACGGCCTCTCCGGAGAGGACTGA
- a CDS encoding ABC transporter permease, with product MRHRNFWPLVALAALLVFNLIFTTGFARVEFRDGRLFGTLVDIFQNGAPVMLLAVGMTLVIALGGIDLSVGSVMALSGAVAALLMTEHGQSVPVGVLAALGVALLVGAINGALVSYASVQPIIVTLVTLVMGRGLAQALTQDQKIRFEIPAFEFIGNGTVLGLPFPVLLVAAVAVAVSVLLRRTATGLYIEAMGGNPQAARLCGLRVHVIRLMAFMACALCAGLAGLIAAADIKEADVANAGLYLELDAILAVVLGGTSLTGGRANLVGSLIGATFIQTLTIMLQMRGVITEHTLIIKAIVALSVCYMQTPSFERMVRRLRPAEGA from the coding sequence ATGCGCCATAGGAATTTCTGGCCGCTGGTGGCACTGGCGGCGCTGCTGGTCTTCAACCTGATCTTCACCACGGGCTTTGCCCGCGTCGAGTTCCGGGACGGGCGGCTGTTCGGCACGCTCGTGGACATCTTCCAGAACGGTGCCCCCGTCATGCTCCTGGCCGTGGGGATGACGCTGGTCATCGCCCTGGGGGGCATCGACCTGTCCGTGGGCTCGGTGATGGCGCTGTCCGGCGCGGTCGCCGCGCTGCTGATGACCGAGCATGGGCAGTCCGTGCCGGTGGGCGTGCTCGCCGCGCTGGGCGTGGCCCTGCTCGTGGGGGCCATCAATGGCGCCCTCGTCAGCTATGCCAGCGTCCAGCCCATCATCGTCACCCTCGTCACCCTGGTGATGGGGCGGGGGCTGGCCCAGGCGCTCACGCAGGACCAGAAGATCCGTTTCGAGATTCCGGCCTTCGAGTTCATCGGCAACGGGACGGTGCTGGGCCTGCCGTTCCCGGTTCTCCTGGTGGCCGCGGTGGCCGTGGCGGTCAGCGTGCTGCTGCGGCGGACCGCCACGGGCCTCTACATCGAGGCCATGGGCGGCAACCCGCAGGCGGCGCGGCTGTGCGGCCTGCGCGTGCACGTCATCCGGCTGATGGCGTTCATGGCGTGCGCGCTGTGCGCGGGGCTCGCGGGGCTCATCGCCGCCGCGGACATCAAGGAAGCGGACGTCGCCAACGCCGGGCTCTACCTGGAGCTGGATGCCATCCTGGCCGTCGTGCTCGGGGGCACCAGCCTGACGGGCGGCCGGGCCAACCTCGTGGGCTCGCTCATCGGGGCCACCTTCATCCAGACGCTCACCATCATGCTCCAGATGCGCGGGGTCATCACCGAGCACACGCTCATCATCAAGGCCATCGTGGCGCTGAGCGTGTGCTACATGCAGACCCCCTCGTTCGAGCGCATGGTGCGGCGCTTGCGGCCCGCGGAGGGCGCGTGA
- a CDS encoding ABC transporter permease subunit, translating to MSFLRKHITVLAGLLAYLVLYAIAAARYDGFLSLPVFINFLSNNAVLGIVAVGMTFVILSGGIDLSVGAVMSFSSVLIGVLIMDHQWNVYAAVGASLVCGTALGAAMGAIIHRTGIKPFIVTLAGMFFVRGLAFIIHLESIAIAAPQHTSIAIMRVGPLPVTAVLFLTFVAVAWYVAVLTPFGRNVYALGGGEEAAMLMGLPVQRTRIAVYAVSGFCASFAGAALTFYLSSGSHLEGVGMELDAIATVVIGGTLLAGGVGSVFGTLVGVLMLGLILTSITTYEGMMSSGLTRVAIGALLLSFVMLQKLLTRRIAGAGRAT from the coding sequence GTGAGCTTCCTGCGCAAGCACATCACCGTCCTGGCGGGGCTGCTGGCCTACCTCGTGCTCTACGCCATCGCGGCGGCACGGTACGACGGCTTCCTGTCGCTGCCCGTCTTCATCAACTTCCTGTCCAACAACGCGGTGCTCGGCATCGTCGCGGTGGGCATGACGTTCGTCATCCTCTCTGGCGGAATCGATCTGTCCGTCGGGGCGGTGATGTCCTTCTCCAGCGTGCTCATTGGCGTCCTCATCATGGACCACCAGTGGAACGTGTATGCAGCGGTGGGCGCCTCGCTCGTCTGCGGCACCGCGCTGGGGGCGGCGATGGGGGCCATCATTCACAGGACGGGCATCAAGCCCTTCATCGTCACGCTCGCGGGCATGTTCTTCGTGCGCGGGCTGGCGTTCATCATCCACCTGGAGTCGATCGCCATCGCGGCGCCCCAGCACACCTCCATCGCCATCATGCGCGTGGGCCCGCTGCCGGTGACGGCGGTGCTGTTCCTCACGTTCGTAGCCGTGGCCTGGTACGTCGCGGTGCTCACCCCCTTCGGCCGCAATGTCTACGCGCTCGGAGGAGGGGAGGAGGCCGCGATGCTCATGGGGCTTCCCGTGCAGCGCACCCGGATTGCCGTGTACGCGGTGAGCGGGTTCTGCGCCTCCTTCGCCGGGGCCGCGCTCACGTTCTACCTCTCCAGCGGCAGCCACCTGGAGGGCGTCGGCATGGAGCTGGATGCGATCGCCACCGTGGTCATCGGCGGCACGCTGCTGGCCGGTGGGGTGGGCTCGGTGTTCGGCACGCTCGTGGGCGTGCTGATGCTGGGCCTCATCCTCACCTCCATCACCACGTACGAGGGCATGATGAGCTCGGGGCTCACGCGTGTGGCTATCGGCGCGCTCCTGCTCTCCTTCGTGATGCTGCAGAAGCTGCTGACGCGGCGGATCGCGGGCGCGGGCCGGGCCACCTGA
- a CDS encoding ABC transporter substrate-binding protein, translating into MRWMIAIALMALVGCKQQSQETATPAPGGATPPAAQKKLSVGFSQVGAESAWRTAETKSIRGEAEKRGVDLKFADAQGKQASQIQALTSFIAQKVDVIVLAPVVETGWEVVLTQAKEAKIPVILVDRGIKVSDESLYTTLIASDFVEEGRMAAEWLAKQTNGKANIYELQGSTGAAPAIDRKKGFEEALQKFPDMKIVKSQSADFTRAKGKEVMEAFIKSDRDQIQAVYAHNDDMALGAIQALDEAGMNPGKNVTLISIDGVKGAFEAMVAGKLNATVECNPLLGPLVFDTINKVRAGESVPKFIKSQDQLFEQATAAQVISTREY; encoded by the coding sequence ATCGCGATTGCCCTCATGGCCCTGGTGGGCTGCAAGCAGCAGTCCCAGGAGACGGCCACGCCGGCCCCCGGCGGCGCCACCCCTCCCGCCGCGCAGAAGAAGCTCTCCGTGGGCTTCTCGCAGGTGGGCGCCGAGAGCGCCTGGCGCACGGCGGAGACGAAGTCCATCCGCGGCGAGGCCGAGAAGCGCGGCGTGGACCTCAAGTTCGCGGACGCCCAGGGCAAGCAGGCCAGCCAGATCCAGGCGCTCACGTCCTTCATCGCCCAGAAGGTGGACGTCATCGTCCTGGCGCCCGTCGTGGAAACGGGCTGGGAAGTGGTCCTCACCCAGGCCAAGGAGGCCAAGATTCCGGTCATCCTGGTCGACCGTGGCATCAAGGTGAGCGACGAGAGCCTCTACACCACGCTCATCGCCAGCGACTTCGTGGAGGAGGGCCGCATGGCGGCCGAGTGGCTCGCCAAGCAGACCAACGGCAAGGCCAACATCTATGAGCTCCAGGGCTCCACGGGCGCCGCCCCGGCCATCGACCGGAAGAAGGGCTTCGAGGAGGCCCTCCAGAAGTTCCCGGACATGAAGATCGTCAAGAGCCAGAGCGCCGACTTCACCCGCGCCAAGGGCAAGGAAGTCATGGAGGCCTTCATCAAGTCGGACCGCGACCAGATCCAGGCCGTCTACGCCCACAACGACGACATGGCCCTGGGCGCCATCCAGGCGCTGGACGAGGCCGGCATGAACCCGGGCAAGAACGTCACCCTCATCTCCATCGACGGGGTGAAGGGCGCCTTCGAGGCCATGGTGGCCGGCAAGCTCAACGCCACCGTCGAGTGCAACCCGCTGCTCGGGCCCCTGGTGTTCGACACCATCAACAAGGTGCGCGCGGGCGAGTCCGTGCCGAAGTTCATCAAGAGCCAGGACCAGCTCTTCGAGCAGGCGACCGCCGCGCAGGTCATCAGCACCCGTGAGTACTGA
- a CDS encoding sugar ABC transporter ATP-binding protein: MSTEPILAAKGVEKRFPGVHALAGVNFEVRAGEVHALMGQNGAGKSTLIKILTGVYARDGGTITFEGRDFRPTSPGDAQRQGISTTYQELSLIPTLTVAENLCLGRAPRRWYGIDWRAMRRKAEETLATFDLRIDVTQPLGTLSAAVQQLVAIARAVQTEARVIILDEPTSSLDAHETELLLGIIGRLKARGLGIVFVTHFLDQVYRVSDRITVLRNGTFVGTYEASQLSRLDLVSHMLGKVPEELEPALHEHPEHQGTPVLTAQGLERRGFEAFDLTIHEGEVLGFAGLLGSGRTEAARLLFGADHARSGTVNGAVPKSPRHAIAQGMAFLPEDRKAEGIFPDLSVRENIAIVVQRKLGFTVSRAQQDALAQEFVTKLGIKTPHIEQPIRLLSGGNQQKVILARWLAYEPRLFILDEPTRGIDVGAKGEIERLIHQLSQKGLSVLFISAALEEVLRLSHRIAVFRDRKKVRELTRTTLPEVMEVIAGEEPPHAP, encoded by the coding sequence GTGAGTACTGAGCCCATTCTCGCCGCCAAGGGTGTCGAGAAGCGCTTCCCCGGAGTTCACGCCCTCGCGGGCGTGAACTTCGAGGTGAGGGCGGGCGAGGTGCACGCCCTCATGGGGCAGAATGGCGCCGGCAAGTCGACGCTCATCAAGATCCTCACCGGAGTCTATGCCCGCGACGGTGGCACCATCACCTTCGAGGGCCGCGACTTCCGTCCCACCTCACCGGGAGACGCCCAGCGGCAGGGCATCAGCACCACCTATCAGGAACTCAGCCTCATCCCGACGCTGACGGTCGCCGAGAACCTCTGTCTGGGCCGGGCGCCGCGCCGCTGGTACGGCATCGACTGGCGCGCCATGCGGCGCAAGGCCGAGGAGACGCTGGCGACCTTCGATCTGCGGATCGACGTCACCCAGCCGCTGGGGACGCTGTCGGCCGCCGTGCAGCAGCTCGTGGCCATCGCCCGCGCGGTTCAGACGGAGGCCCGGGTCATCATCCTGGACGAGCCGACCTCGAGCCTCGACGCCCATGAGACGGAGCTGCTCTTGGGCATCATCGGCCGGCTCAAGGCCCGGGGGCTGGGCATTGTCTTCGTCACGCACTTTCTCGACCAGGTCTACCGCGTCAGCGACCGCATCACCGTGCTGCGCAACGGCACGTTCGTGGGCACGTACGAGGCCTCGCAGCTCTCGCGCCTGGACCTGGTCTCCCACATGCTGGGCAAGGTCCCCGAGGAGCTGGAGCCCGCGCTTCACGAGCACCCGGAGCACCAGGGCACCCCGGTCCTCACCGCCCAGGGGCTGGAGCGCCGGGGGTTCGAGGCGTTCGATCTGACGATTCACGAGGGCGAGGTGCTCGGCTTCGCGGGCCTGCTCGGCTCGGGCCGGACCGAGGCGGCCCGGCTGCTGTTCGGGGCCGATCACGCCCGGAGCGGCACGGTCAACGGCGCGGTGCCCAAGAGCCCGCGCCACGCCATCGCGCAGGGCATGGCGTTCCTGCCCGAGGACCGCAAGGCGGAGGGCATCTTCCCCGACCTGTCGGTGCGCGAGAACATCGCCATCGTCGTGCAGCGCAAGCTGGGCTTCACCGTGTCGCGCGCCCAGCAGGACGCGCTGGCCCAGGAGTTCGTGACCAAGCTGGGCATCAAGACGCCGCACATCGAACAGCCCATCCGGCTGCTCAGCGGCGGCAACCAGCAGAAGGTCATCCTCGCCCGGTGGCTCGCGTATGAGCCGCGGCTGTTCATCCTGGATGAGCCCACCCGCGGCATCGACGTAGGGGCCAAGGGGGAGATCGAACGCCTCATCCACCAGCTCTCCCAGAAGGGGCTCTCGGTCCTCTTCATCTCGGCCGCGCTGGAGGAGGTGCTCCGGCTGTCGCACCGCATCGCCGTGTTCCGGGACCGGAAGAAGGTCCGGGAGCTGACGCGGACGACGCTGCCCGAGGTCATGGAAGTCATCGCCGGAGAGGAGCCCCCTCATGCGCCATAG